The Rhododendron vialii isolate Sample 1 chromosome 1a, ASM3025357v1 region aattttacagagagagaaaattcgAGGGATTTACTGGAAAACATATCTCAATACCTGATCTCTTAAAAGTTTCTTACATTTGTCACTCTAAGGATGCTCTAATAGATTTACTtgataagaaagaagaaaaagcaaacCGCAAAGCATCATAACAGAAGGGTACATATACTACAATCAAAGTAAAATCACGATTAACCACTAGCTACCTAAACAAACACCCACAAGAAGTTGTCCGACTGTAATACGAATTGGGCCGGCTTATTTTCTTGCTCACACCCAAACTCGTCCGTTTCTTGCTCACACCCAAACTCGTCAGTTTCTTGCATACACCTAAACAAACACCCACACCCAAACTCGTCAGTTTCTTGGTCATTTTCCCATCGAGTCTTCCAACGATATCTAACTAGCAACAAAGCTTCCTTTCTTATTATACCTGCAACAGGAATTTACGAGGGCGAAGAAAACACGTTAAGTACATGAAAAGCCCATTCGATTGGGCCGGCTTATGATAAGGAATTACTAATACCGCGTGTCTTAGTCGACAAGTACGGTTTGTGGGATTGGGTTTGATTCCTCTACCAATTGCAGCAATCCATGTCAGAATTGAAGTTTATGGAATTTTTAACCAAAGCAATCAAACATGATCTAATGTCAAATTGACATAATACCTAGCTACGACCAGGTGAAAAATTAGTCGACAAGTACGGTTTCTTCGTTGTAAACTGCTTTAAGTATTATATTTTTCATGAGCGAGCAGTAATATTAAGAGATTAAGAGGACTTGAATCAATATGAATGCGAAATGGATGAACCAAATTCACAAGCACAATCAACGACATAATATCATAATAGGATAGCAACAGATTTCCAAAGGGAATTTTGAAGATGACATGACATCGGAATTCTAACTCCCAAATATCAGGTATTGAAGTTCAAAGAGACACAGAATTTCATTCCTCCTCGCTATATTACATGGGAAAAGctaaagagagaaataaaaagccACAGATAAGAGttcgtttttttgtttctctccaAAATAAGAAGTCTCTGCTCTTTTAGTTACTTTTTATTGACAAATTAACCTCCACAGATAGATatgttcaaaattttcaaaaattcatagaACTCCTAGTTTACTGGATCGCTGAATCACAAAACCAAGTTAAAAACTAGTAGGATAAACATATGTAAATGTTTTAGGATTGTCAGAAGATTCACAACAGAGTTTATACCATGTGCATGTTATAATACCGGATAATATATTACAAGTACCACAGACTTATAGACTAGATTGCAAACAGTAGTCACCACAATAAAGCTTTTTCCTAATTCAGAAGTCATGAAATGCAAGAGCATCAACAGCACATACCTGATAATGCGATTGATGTTTGCTAGTTTCTTCTAGTTACTGTGTCCGCAACCGTACTCCTCAATCTTATCACCTTCTTAGGCAATTTTCTTTCAGCAAGTTTGACAAAGAATCTAGGTCTACCAATTAAGAACATGAGAGATCCTAGAAAGAGTCCCAGTGTCATTCCACACCCGAACCCTATCACCACAACTTTCCAAAAATGTCCATCAAAATCTGAATCATCTTCCTCATGTTGTAACACATGTGGCTGTACTTTTGTCCAATTATCTTGACATTCCTTTGACAATGGAAACCCACATAATCCTAAGTTCCCGGCATATGAACCATTCTCAAATGTAGCAAATTGTTTACCCCTGGGTATGGGTCCATGGAGACGATTCCACGGAAGGTTCAAGACCGCAAGAAACGTCAAACTTGTTAATTGGCTTGGAATTTTCCCCATTAGCTGGTTAAAAGATATGTCCAATGATTCAAGGTTTGTCAAGTTCCCCAAAGATGCTGGAATATGACTAGTAAGAGTATTATGAGAAAAATTAAGCAGTATGAGGGAATTGAGCTTTCCAATGGCATTTGGAATCTCTCCACTGAAATTGTTGGATGAAAAGTCAATCGTTGTAAAGATAGTCAAAATTTTCACCAGTTGGATCTCAAGTCCCTTCATTGTTACCATGAGAGAATAATGATAATAACTATCCCCCACATTCATGTATTGTTTGCTAGGAATAGTTGTGTTCTTCATAGCTTGGAAATTTTCGAAGTAGCTCGTTGGCAAATGGCCATTGAACTCATTGTAAGAGAGGTCAACAATTCGAAgcttagaaaaagaaaattcactcATTACAGTGTTTATAGGACCATGAAATCGGTTGGATCGTATGACAAGAACCTGCAACTCAGAAAGAGTCTCCAACCAATTTGGAAATGTATCATTAACCTTGTTGTTTCCCACGTTTAGAACTTCCAAGCTTCTACAATTTACCAAAGATCTTGGAAGTGGTCCTTCAAAATGATTTCCACTCAAATCGAGACTTCGTAAATGGTTGGGCTTTGCAAATGCCAAGGGAATGGTTCCCGTAAATCCGTTGGAGCGCAGATTCAAAACCGAGAGAACACTACTAAAATTTCCCAAACATTGTGGAACTGCACCGCTCAATTTGTTGTGAGACAAATCAAGAATCTCAAGGTATCTCACACTGCAAATCAATGACGAAATCTCTCCGCTAAGACTGTTGTTTGAGATCAAAAATCTTCGTAGGAAGGGGGGTGCAATAGGAAGAGGTCCTTGAAGCAAATTGGAACGAAGACTCAATGTCGTCAGTGCCGGAAGTAGTCCGATGCTTGCCGGAACTTCGCCGGAAAATAGATTGAAATGCAGATGCAAAAACTCCAACTGCTGTAACTTCCCAAAATCCTCTGGAATTGATCCACTCAAATTATTATTTGATAAATCGATCTTGGTCAAGTTCAATGACTGGATAGGGGTCGGAATTCCACCTGTTAATCGATTGCTATACAAATAAGCAACACTCAAGTTTTTCAGTTGAAACAGAGCTTTTGGAATTGGACCCTCTAAATCATTAGAAGACAAATCCAACCACTCAAGACTCGACAAACCCGAAAAGTTTCCTGGTATTTCGCCGATTAAATTGGCTTGGGTGATCCACAAGAAAGTCAGTTTCTTCAGTTTTCCAAACTCCGGCGGAATTTTTGCCGGAGTAAACAGGGGATTGTAAGGCATGCTCAGATCCTCTAAATTCGACAGGTTTCCGATTTCAGCCGGAAAACTGCCGTTGAACTTGTTCGTGTACAACTTCAAGAACCGCAGCTCCGGCAACCGGCCGATCACCCTCGGGATGTCACCGGAGAAGCTGTTGGCGCCAACGTCAATGTACcagagggaggaggagaggcGGTCAACATTGGACGGGATGGGACCCACGAAGTAGTTTTGGGAGAGGTCTAGGTACTGGAGGTTTGAACAGTTGTAAAGAATTGTGGGGAAATATCCTGTGAAGCAATTGTAGGAAAGGTCAAGCATGGTCAGGTTTTTTAGGTCACAAATGGACGGTGGGATTGATTCGGTGATATTGTAGTTAGTTAGGTTAAGTCCGGTGACCATGCCGCTGGTGCAGGTGATTTCCGGCCAGGAGCACGGCGGCGATGAGGTGTTCCATGAGGATAGCTGCGATAGGTTTCCCCACTGCTGTTTGATGGTGAGGAGGGTTGTTCGGGTTTGGTCTGTCGGAGATTGTGGAATTACAAGAAAGGGCATGAGAGTGAGGAGGAAGTAGTGGAGGGGGGGTGAGAAGGGGTAGGGCAGTTTGGGCATTTTGTGGGATTTGGGTTTTTCAGTTGTGAACTGATTGAGAAGTGTTGGTTTGGAGGGGAGTTTGTATCCCGGGAAAACGGGAAGAGGCAAATATCTTTCAAACTTGTTGGTGgctatatgtgtgtgtttgtatgTGTATAGATAAGAGTATTTTGTTTATGTGTGGGGGAGAGGACAGTGGAAGTGTGCGTAATTAATTAGGAAACAAACAACCTGTCCAAATATTGACTTTTTTGGTCTTCGCTCATCCTTGGATTGTTTCTTTCGGGGGTCGTCTAGAATCGGTTGATTTGTTGCATGCACATAGCTTTATCTACCTACGGCACTTGTCTTGTGCTTTTTTGTgattggtctttttttttttttttttggagaggaGCCAAACTCGGTCCTCTCCAATCCCaaaagaattggaggatcctcaaATTCTATTAGTAAGGTGACATATGGCAACTATAAAATCTAACGGCCAAGATCAATAATGGTCACATAATCCTTGTTATCCAGCAAAACTCCAAATAATTTCACTTGCCCTTCATTATTCGAGAAACCATCGATCACTGCCCCTTCCCTCCATTTCCGTCCAGCCCTCCACTAGCCATCATCACCGCCCATTCCCTCTGCACCTCCGCCGTTTTGTTGCCCGCTTAAGCCGCCAACAAATTAAGGATACCGGTGCCACCAGACTTCTCCAACCTCCAACCCCCTGGCATCAGAATCACAATTTGTGGGTTCTGCGGAGCGAAAATCTCGTCGCCAATTAGTATACCAACTCTATACTTCGGACTTTTGTATCGCCTTTTTAGATCTGGTATTTGAATTCCACGGAATGTGTttttcgatcttttttttttcagtttagTTTCAATCTAATTTTGAAATTCCAAGGAGTACAAACCCACCATTCTAATTTATCTCAAGAAAAATCGGGGTGTACATGTCCTATATACTGGTATAGATAATATTTTAGTTCATTAAAAGATCTGGTTCATTAAAATTGTCACTGGCCGTGCATGAAAGAGATGGGTAAATAATTATGTGTGCTCATCCTCATGTCCTTTAGAGAGGTTGTGTTCAGTGTTACATTCTTAGCCATTAGATTAGAATTGGAGGATCATCCAATTCCCttaggattggagaggagccaaacTCGGTTCTTgtctcctatatatatatatatataattttgaaGTTCTTGACATGtgccaatttaaaaaaaaatatgaaaaactcAATTGTGTGGTAAGTCATACTCCAGTATTAGGCCTCACGATCATAGAAGAGAGATTTTTGCAGTATTTTAGGTTTTATTCGTCAAAATTATGGTGAAAGGTCCTTTAAGAATTGCGTTACTAGTACATGTGATTTGGTTTCTCCACTTAAGAATCTTGTATCCGCCAATGGTATTAAGGATTTGGTAgttaatgaatgaaaaaaagatACATTATTATAAATCTTAAGGTGTTTTAATTTGTAGTGTGTTGAATCACATGAGAAACCCCTTCCCTCtcaatatattttgattattctatcAAGCAGAAAGAATTAAGGTGGGAAAGAATTTAGGTATGAGTGTgtctttgaaaaataaaagataaaattCTGGAATAGTCTTTCTAGTttgcattttgtctcaatttggtcccttTAGGAGCAAAATGTCAATTTCGCCCATGAATTCCGCTAGTTCTACTAACAGTGTTAgtgagagggaccaaattgagaaaaaatataaattatagggttaaaatGGCAAAATTAATACTAGAGGAATAAAAtcgagatttcatgcaaactaaaGAGGTTGTTTTTAGAattaacccaaaaagaaaagaaaaaggtgactatagttgatgttcaaaaaaggaaaaaaaaaaaaaggagagtgaaGTTGGAGAAAAATTTCTGGGCGCTTCTATTCGCAGctctctatttactcccatagcccgttaaaaattttcaattatactcgacagttagttaccgaaattgagatatattttcagcatccaattaccgaaatataatatttttttcaacagatgtttaccgaaaatgcatgttcggcagttgtttatcgaaagttgaacatattttcgacatgtagttaccgaaatataatcttgttttcaacagcaatttactgaaatgttatttatgattttcaacaaccatttaccgaaatgtagtgggctacgcgagaaaataaagagctgcgaatagcggcacccAAATTTCTTTACGGATGTTTCCGTAAAGAAAGTTTACGAAAGTGAATCATTCTCGTTCAatagtgttttggacggtccaaattttaatgaaactttttcggaaaaaagttaattgtgactggtcataattgaaaacgaatcttaGCCATTGATTGAGGGAATGGACGGGTGAGATTGTGCCGCTCTGTAAACACACTATTCACGGAACGGCCATGAAAAAATCTATCTCATGAAGAGGGacattcaaaagagaaaaaggagattAAAGTTGACGTTCAAAAAAGGAGAGTGAAGTTGGAGAAAAATTTATTTACGGAAGTTTCCATATATAAAGAAAGTTTATGAAAGTGAATCGCTGtcatccaaacgtgttttggacggtccatattttaatgaaacttttccggaaaaaagttaattgtgattggtcataattgaaaacgaatctcagccattgattgtGCGAATGGACGGTTGAGATTGCGCCGCTCCGTAAAAACCCTATTCACGAAGCGGCCGTGAAAAAGTCTATCTCATGAAGACGGagattcaaaagagaaaaaggagattAAAGTTGACGTTCAGAAAAGGAGAGTGAAGTTGGAGAAAAATTTCTTTACGGAAGTTTCCATACATAAAGAAAGTTCATGAAAGTGAATCGCTgtcgtccaaacgtgttttgaacggtccatattttaatgaaactttttcggaaaaaagttaattgtgattggtcataattgaaaacgaatctcagccATTGGTTACGCGAATGGACTGCTGAAATTGCGCCACTTCGTAAACACCCAAATCACAGAGCGGGCGTGAAAAAGTCTATCTCATGAAGCTGATGTTCAAAATAGAAGTTGAGGGTGGTTGTCGATGCCGTTTATAAACTTTTGCACTATTACTCTATGGTCATGTAGTGTAGACACGGcttatttataaataaataaaaacctttCTTAATTCAATAAACAAGAGTTATTATTTGTCGGGTGTACCTAACATGTTGTGTTCATTTTTCAAGGACTctcattattttgaaaacaaattttataGAAATTGTATATATTTGAAGGTGTGATTGGTTCTCTAAAGATCCGTTGATGTTCAACAAAACTGACACCTTGAGTTATTCAAAAACTAAATGGTTCTTAACATTATTTTTACTCATGCCATGGCTTATCTTCCAATGTGAAAGATTAGACGGATTGACTTGGAAATCGGACTCGGATCCCCTGTCCTATCTCTCTGTCCCACCCTTCTAtatgtgtttcatggccatgtTTTAGTTGAGTGAACAATCCGTCGTGCAAGCAAGCAAATGATGGTCCATTGTGTTGGGACTGCCTTGAATATTTTGTCttacattggttaattatgttgttcttatttttatacCCTATTAGAAATAAGGGGTTTAAGGGTTACTAAtattatggtcttttgttcaagggtttagatattagggttttattcatctcttagggttccactaagggtttgtgtctcccttttgggttcccactagagatttgtccctagatatctgtttgatgcttcaagtagagttacgggtatagccggctctttgtttctctccccgtttatagtgaatcctcttacTCTTTTTTCCCGTAGAGTACGTTCTTGTTTTGTGCTTGAGTGGAACCTCATACATCCTTTGTGTTCTCGTTTATCACTTGTTGATTTGTTACATTCTCAATTTTGTGTTCGGCACAAtaaattggtatcaaagctaggtttTAATCCAACGCTTTCGTTTTTCGCTGCGTATTGTGCAATTGGTGAGCGTTTCAATTAATGGCGGCTCGTTTCGAAATTGTGAAGTTCGATGGGCAGAGCACTAGCTTCAGTTTATGGTGTATTAAGATGAAGGCTTTGCTAGCTTATTCAACAAGGATTACACAAGACTTTGTTGGGGAAATCAAAGAAGCCTGCTGATATGTAGgatagtgtgtttgaggatTTCGATGCGAAGGCACTCAGTTCGATTTGGTTGTGTTTAGCCAATGATGTGCTTCTCAAGGTTGGGGGGAGGATACGGTTGccggtatttggttgaagttggaaagcATCTATATGACGAAATCTCTTACCAACTGGTTGTATTTGAGGCAACGCCTTTATACGTTTCATATGAAGGAAGGTACACCCGTAAAA contains the following coding sequences:
- the LOC131327853 gene encoding receptor-like protein 52; this encodes MVTGLNLTNYNITESIPPSICDLKNLTMLDLSYNCFTGYFPTILYNCSNLQYLDLSQNYFVGPIPSNVDRLSSSLWYIDVGANSFSGDIPRVIGRLPELRFLKLYTNKFNGSFPAEIGNLSNLEDLSMPYNPLFTPAKIPPEFGKLKKLTFLWITQANLIGEIPGNFSGLSSLEWLDLSSNDLEGPIPKALFQLKNLSVAYLYSNRLTGGIPTPIQSLNLTKIDLSNNNLSGSIPEDFGKLQQLEFLHLHFNLFSGEVPASIGLLPALTTLSLRSNLLQGPLPIAPPFLRRFLISNNSLSGEISSLICSVRYLEILDLSHNKLSGAVPQCLGNFSSVLSVLNLRSNGFTGTIPLAFAKPNHLRSLDLSGNHFEGPLPRSLVNCRSLEVLNVGNNKVNDTFPNWLETLSELQVLVIRSNRFHGPINTVMSEFSFSKLRIVDLSYNEFNGHLPTSYFENFQAMKNTTIPSKQYMNVGDSYYHYSLMVTMKGLEIQLVKILTIFTTIDFSSNNFSGEIPNAIGKLNSLILLNFSHNTLTSHIPASLGNLTNLESLDISFNQLMGKIPSQLTSLTFLAVLNLPWNRLHGPIPRGKQFATFENGSYAGNLGLCGFPLSKECQDNWTKVQPHVLQHEEDDSDFDGHFWKVVVIGFGCGMTLGLFLGSLMFLIGRPRFFVKLAERKLPKKVIRLRRKSFIVVTTVCNLVYKSVLDIVGRLDGKMTKKLTSLGVGVCLGVCKKLTSLGVSKKRTSLGVSKKISRPNSYYSRTTSCGCLFRQFQSQTPNTWNTIAMKTKCNKMQEALHIKGHVSMAQNCPAKLNENRKKSLVGCYNKYCNNVSPYRTHSLGTEIAVGGAVWWGVVAVVIKVPFYGLYCVSAALVAVVAVAVKVLIKVFGCRHAV